The window AAGGGGAAGCTCCTCCGGGAAACCCGGGTCGGCGATTTCGTCGCGGTCGAACCCGTCATTTCAGGACAGGCGTTCCTGATCGGAATCCAGCAATTCGTTCTCAATCCTCGCGACCCGCTGGGCTGGGGGCTGCGGGTCGCCAAACCAGCTGAACAACACGTCTCGTCCCTGTCACGCGCATAGTAGTTAGAGTCCCTCGCTTGCTAACTAGCGTTGAACAGGACTAAAAAAGCAGTTGACACCCGTTGCCTTCTAGATATACTTCATATCAAATATCAGCCGCATTACCCGGAGGCTTCCCATGAAGAAGCAGAGTGGCGGTGGCATCGTTGGCCGCGTCCTTGTGGGAGCCTGCCTGGTTCTCGCTCTTGCCGTCCCGGGGTTGGCCCAGGGCACGGCGGCCATAGAAGGAACGGTAAAGGATGAGAGCGGCGCCGTGATCAAGGGGGCCACGGTGCGATCGACGAACGTGGCTACCGGCTGGGCGACTGAGGCGACCACGAGCCCCGTGGGTACCTACAGGCTCGACGCCCTCCCGCCCGGGGTGTACCGAATCACGGTGGACGCTTCAGGCTTCCCCCGCCTCACCCGTGACGGCATCACCGTCCACGTGGGTCAGGCGGTGGCGATCAACCACGTGCTGAAGGTGGGACAATTCCAGGAGGCTCTCAGCGTCACCGGGGAAGCACCCCTAGTCAACGCCACGAAGTCGGAAATCGGCCAGATTGTCGAGTCTGAGAGGATCCAGGAGCTGCCTCTCAATGGACGAGACTTCCTCGAGCTGGCTGAATTGGCGCCCGGAGTTGCTCCGTCCACGGGTTTCGGCGGAGGCTTGACCAGCATCAACGGCCTCTCCTTCCGAAACGTGACCATTCATTTCGATGGCCTGGAGGTAACGGACGTCGTGGACCGAGGGGCCTACGGCTACTACACTTCGGAGCCGGTGCAGGAGTTCCAGGTCATCACCAACCGCTTCACCGCCGAGTATGGCCGGTCGATGAGCGGCGTGATCAACGTGGTGACGAAGTCTGGGACCAACGACTTCCACGGAACTGCGTACATCTACGGGCGGGATCAGAGGCTGAACGCGCGGCAGTGGGTCTTCAACTCCGACACGCTCGGCTTGGACAAGGAGAAGGACAAGAGCCCGTTCAGCCAGAAGCAGTATGGAGCCAGCCTCGGAGGTCCCATCGTCAAGGACAAGACTCACTTCTTTGTCAACTACGAGCGCGACAACTACCACACGACGACGATTGTCAGCGCGGACCCGGCCTGGTCAATCCCCGCGCTCGACATCTCGAAGGAAGTGGGCAACTTCCCCCAGAACAACGACGGCGACCATTTCTTCGCCAAGCTCGACCATCAGCTCTCGACCAAGCACTCTCTAGAAGCGTCGTTCACGCGCAAGACGGAGACCGACACCAACGTCTACGTGGGCGGCTTCTCGACCCAGGCTTTCGGGGCCCAGACCGTGTACGACGAAAAACTCTTCATGCTGAGCGACAGGCTGGCCCTGTCGAACCGGACCCTGAACGAGTTCCGCTTCCAGGTCGGGACGCGGCAGAACGATTGGAATCCCAATTCCCGCCATCCGTCCGTTTATGAGTACACGGACTTCGGCGTCATCACGTGCTGTGGCAGCCATCCCAGCGTTGATCAGACCAACCATACCCGCCGCCTGGAGTTCAAAGACGACCTCACTCTCCACCTGAGCCAACACAGCCTGAAGTTCGGGGGCGACTTCCAGGTCCTGAGAGGCGATTCCGACACCCGCTACACCGCCACCGGCTATTACGTCGTGTATTACGGGTCCCCGCTGTACTTGCGCCAGGCGTTCGGTCCGACCCACTTCGTCTTCGATGAGAACGTCGACGGGGTCTATGCGCAGGACGACTGGCGTGTTCGCGACAACCTGATGCTCAACCTTGGACTCCGCTACGAGTACAACCAGTTCGCTCCCTCAGACCATGGCGACATTGCGCCACGGGTGGGCTTCGCCTACGACCCCTGGAAGGACGGCAAGACCAGCGTCCGGGGCGGCACCGGGTTGTTCTACGACATGGCGTTCACACAGCTCTTGCAAGTGTCGGCCTGGGGCGGCCCCAACGGCGCGTACACCCTGACTTTCCGTCCTTCCGACCCTTTGTATCCGAGCAACTTCGCCAGCATTCCCTCGCTTCCGGCGGGACGTCCGATCCCGGCGCGCGATATCTACGAGCTCGACCCCAATATGAAGACCGCCCGTAGCTGGCAGAGCTCGATCGGGATTCAACGCGAGATCGCCAGGGACCTCGCCATTAGCGTCGATGCGGTCTACGTGAGGGGTCACAACCTGTTCCGCATTCGTGATCTGAACGCCCCGCCCTTTGAAGGTCCCTATCCCAAGGGCCAGGAAACCACGTTCGCCAACGCACTGCGGCCGACACCTCCCGTCCCCAACGGCTTTCGCCGGGTCGACCAGCTTGAGTCCTCGGGCAGCAGCGAGTACGAAGGGCTTTATTTCAACATCACTCGCCGTGTGCGCGGCGGGCACACGTTCCAGCTGTCCTACACCCTCGCCAAGTCGAGGGACAATCTTGGCTTCGGCGGCGACTACGTCAGCCGGCCCAATGACAGCACCAACATGGCGGCCGAATGGGGCCCTTCCCTGAACGACCTCCGCCACACCGTTGCCGCCAACGGCACGGTTCAGCTGCCCTGGGGCTTTTCGGCTGGAGGAATCTTCCTCGCCTATTCTGGCCGGCCCTACACCGCCCAGCTCGGCTATGACTACAACGGCGACGGCGTCACTAACGACCGCCCACCGGGCGTGGGCAAGGACACCCTGACGGGAGACTGGTTCCGGGAGCTCGACCTTTTCCTCAACAAGGCCTTTAAGTTCAAGGACCGCTACCAACTTATCGTGCGGCTCGAAGCCTTCAACGTCTTCGACACGCTCAACAAGAATACCTATGGCAACATCGTTGGCACCAACACATACCAGATCGCGACGGGGGCGTTCCCGCCGCGCCAGCTGCAGGTGTCTGCGAGATTCGCGTTCTGAAGCCTCGTCCTCGACCGCAGAAGCGAAGGAGGCAACCATGAGCAGTGGCCCCCAGCCAGGGCGGCGCGGTTTTCTCAAATCCCTAGCCGCAGCACCGATGCTTCTCGCAGCCCCGGCCGCGGCGCTGCGCCCCTCCCCTGCGGCTGCGCAGCCCACTCCCGTCGGGGGCGATCTCCATTCGTCCGCCATCGTCATCGACCACGCATGCCCGCTCCTGACCCCGGAAGCGGACGAATACATTGCGAAGACACGCGCGGGGGGGGAGACCGTGGCCATGGCGACCGTGGCCAGCAACCATGACTTCCGTGCGGCGATCGACCAGATCACGGGCTGGCTCGAGCGCTTCGACCGCGACCCGTCGCTCATCCACGTGACGACGGTCGAGGACATCTATCGGGCGAAGCGCGAGGGAAAGCTCGGCGTGGGCTTCCACTTCCAGAACTCGCGGCCCGTCGAGTATGACCTGCGCCTGCTCCGCGTTTTCCACCGACTGGGCGTACGGGTCATCCAGCTCACGTACAACGAAAAGAACCCCGTCGGCGATGGCTCGACGGAGCGCACCGACTCCGGGTTGTCCAAGTACGGTCGCAAGATGGTCGAGGAGATGAACCGCCTGGGGATCGTCGTGGATTGCAGCCACGTGGGCTACCGGACCACGATGGAGGCGATGGAAGTCTCCAAGCTGCCCGTCATGTTCAGCCATTCCAACGCGTACGGCGTCTACCCCAGCAAGCGCAACATCAAGGACGACCAGATCAAGGCGCTGGCAAAGAGCGGTGGCGTCATCGGGATGAACGGCTTTCCCGGGTTCGTGAGCAAGGACAGCTTCGTCGACAAGAACCGCGGGCCATCGCTCGAGCAACTGCTCGATCACGTCGACTACATCGCCAAGCTCGTCGGTACCGACTATATCGGGCTCGGGCTCGACTATTCGCAGTCGAATCCTGAGGACTACAAGCGGTGGGGGTACGAGCCCGACACCTACCCGATGCCCCCTTGGCACTACCCGACGGGCATCGACGAAGTCTCGAAGCTTGCGAGCTTCACCAAGGGCCTAAAGGCACGAGGCTACTCCGATGCGGACGTACGGAAGATCCTCGGTGAGAACTTCATTCGAGTCTTCAAGGCGGTTTGGAAGGCTTGAGCCCCGTCTGCCCGCGATGTCCAGGTCGAGTCTCTTCTCGCTCCTAGCCCTCGTTCTGTCGGCGGCGACGGTCGGCGCGCAGCCGACCGCGCAAAAGGACCCGCGCTGGCTAAGGCTCGATGCGGCGGTGCGGCGGGGCATGGCGGAATGGGAGGTCCCCGGACTAGCCATCGCGGTGGTCGAGGGCGATCGGGTCGCCTTCATTCGCGCGTACGGTGTCAAGGAGCTGGGGAAACCGGAGCCGGTCGACCTTGACACAGTCATGGCGATCGGCTCTACCACCAAGGCCATGACGGCCACTCTGGTCGCCATGCTGGTCGACGAAGGTAAGCTCGCCTGGGATGATCGGGTCACTAAGCACCTCCCATGGTTCCAGCTCTTCGACCCCTGGGTCACTCGTGAAGTGACGCTGCGGGACCTCCTGACCCATCGCGTCGGGGTTGGGGGGGCTCTGCTTCCGGCTGCCACAACGCTCGACCGCCGGGAGGTGCTCCGGCGGCTGCGCTTCATCGAGCCTTACGCGCCCTTCCGCGCCCATTACGACTACAGCAACCTGATGTACACGACCGCCGGAGAGATCGTGGCCGAGGTCTCTGGTAAGCGCTGGGAGGACGTGCTCCAGTCGCGGCTGCTGGCTCCGCTCGGAATTACCGGCGCCCACCTCACTCTCGACTCGCTCTGGTCGCCCGAGAGTGTGGCGCCCTGCTTCTGTTGTGACCTGGTCGGACGCTCCGTCGGAATCGGGGACGCGCGAGCCGGGACCAACCTCACCATGCCCCATCTCAAGAAGAACGGACGCATGCAAGTCATTCCCTGGCGGCGTTACGCCAACATCGGCCCCGCGGGCGGAGAGCTGTCCATGAGCGTCAGGGACATGGCGCGTTGGGTCAGGTTCCTGGTAGGCAAGGGGGTGTTCGAGGGCAAGCGTTTGCTGAGCGAGAAGCAGTTCGCGGAGATGCATGAGCCACAGATTCCGATCCCCCGCGAGAACTGGTCGCCGTTTCTCCGGGAAGAGCCGGCCGTACACTTCATGGCCTACGGCCTCGGGTGGCGTCTCAACGACTACCGAGGCCGGCGCATGTCCTCGCACACCGGCAACGTCTATGGCTTCCACTCCACCGTCGGTCTGCTCCCCGACGATGGCATCGGCGTCGTGGTGATCGCGAACGCCGATCGCACGGGCCTGGCGCCGGCCCTGGTCCTTACGGCCTTCGATCTCCATCTGGGCGCACCGGAGGTTGACTGGAGTCACCGCGTCCTGACCGGGTACGAGGCGCAGGAGCGCGAGACCCAAGAAGCTGAGAAGCGCCTTAGGGATGGGCGGCGCGTCGGCACCAGCCCGCAGCTTCCCCTCTCGGCGTTTGCCGGAACCTACTTCGATCCCGCCTACGGTGAGGTACACGTCACCGAGCAGCCAGGCGGGCTACTTCTCGGCTTCCCGGGCGCTCAGGAGGCCGATCTCACACACTGGCACTACGACTTGTTCCGCATGAGCTTACGCGGTCCAATGGCTTACCCGCGGTTCGCGAGGTTTGTGATCGGTCCAGATGGGAAAGTGGGACGTCTCAGCGTCGAGGGAGTCGCGGACTTCGTCAGACGGTCGTCAGAGACCGCCGTGTCCGCGACAGGTCGCTGAGCATCTTCCTTCGTCTATCGGACACTCCCAAGGCCTTGTCCTTAAAGGCCCGTAGTAGGGACCCGGACGCGGGTCACGACCCACTAACTCTCGGCTTCGACATGAATGAGATGCCGCACCTTCGGCTCACTACGCGTGTAGCTGTGTAGTCGATCCTCCAAATCCCGATCCTCGCGTGTCGAGCGCTCATGTTGGCGCAGATGCTCCGCCCAGGAGCTCACCAAGAAAGTCTCGACGTACAGATCAGCGTGTTCGACGTCCCGGAAGACTCCCCAACGAGATGCACCGTCTCGTCGCCTGACGCGCCCATACCTGTGTAGCGTCTGCAGGAACTGCTTTGCGTTCTGCGCATCAACAACGTACTCGACAGTCACGAGCACGGGACCCCGCTCAAGACTCGGCGCGACGTCTTTCACGATCGCCGGCATGCGCCAGTGGTTCCAGGGGCTTACGTCGGCGGCCATGGCCGGCAGTCTCGCCATCAGTCCCAGCGCTGTCGTCGCGACCGTGCCCACGCCCGCCCACAGGAGTGCTGTTTCGACGCTCGCGTGCGCACTAACGCTTCCCCACACCGCACTCCCCGCGGCCATCCCTCCTTGAGAGATCAGCATGAAGACCGCGAGCACGCGAGCTCGGACCCAGTCAGGAGCGGAAGTCTGCACAAGCGCACTCACGAGGGAGATGAAGAGGATCCAACCGGCACCGCTCACGAGCATGATGAAGATGAGACCGCCGAGGCTGTGGACCAGGCCGGTCGCGACAATCATCGCGCCGAGCAACGCGACGGCCATCGAGGCGATGCCTTCCGTCGACCAACGGGCGCGGGCGGGCTGCATCAGCAGCGCACCTCCGACTGCACCGGCTCCGAAGCACCCTAGAAGAATCCCGTACCCAATCGCGTTGTTACTGATGTTGTGCGCCACCGTCGGCAAAAGTGCGAACGACGCGCTGGCAAAGAACATCACCACGCCGGACCGCAGCATAAGCGCACGGATCGCGGGAGCGTGTCGAACGTAGCGGATGGCGGCTATCGTCGCTCCACCGACCGTTTCCGGCGGCGACGTTCGTTTATGAACTGGACGCTTCCAACGCGCAACCACGAGAATGACGCCGGCGAACGACGCCACGTTTAGAAGGAAGGCGGCGCCGACGCCAGCCGTCGCGATCAGTACGCCGGCGAGCGCCGGGCCTACTGCCCGTGCGATGTTGAATTCAATGCCGTTGAGCGCCGAGGCCGCGGGCAGATCGTCCTTCGGCACAAGCTCCGGAAGTACCGCCCGCCAAGTGGGCGTTTCGAACGCATCTCCCGCAGACAGCGCGAACGTCAGCGCAAGCAGGATCCACGGGGTGATGACACCCGTCAGGGTCACCACTGCGAGCGTGAACGCGGCACAGACCATCCATGCTTCTGTATAGAGAATCAGCCTGCGACGGTCGACAATGTCCCCTATCGCTCCGGCGGGCAGCGCGAGGATGAAGAACGGCAGCGCGGAGGCCGTCTGGGTCAGCGCTACGTACATGGGGCCGGCGCCGAGCGAGACCATGAGCCATGCCGCGCCGACGCCCTGCATGAATGTACCGACGTCAGACACCACGTCGGCGACTAGCAGCTGGCGGAAGATTGGCGTGCGCAACGGTCGCCACAGACTCGGCGCTTCGTGCTTCGCTGGTATCTCCATCGGAGTGTTGAAGAGGATACCGCGTTCCGTGGACAAGGAGCGATCAGCCAGGACCGACTCGCCGGCCGGATGGTCAGCCTAAGTCTAATGCCGCGCGCCGGCGACCGACCCAGAGGACGGGACGTATCGGCTTGGAACCTCCTGGCACCTCGCGAGACATACTGAACAGAAACTGATTCGCAGTCAGTGGTCAGTGAGCCGCGTATCCAGCGTACGCGCAACCACTTGCAGCGGCGAGCAGACTCTTAGATCGGTGAATAGCGTGGCGGTCCCCATTTTTCCAGGACGGTGCCCTTGCCTTCTGGCAACGCGAGATCGCCCGTCGCCACGTCGTTCGAAGCTGGGAAAACCTATGATTTTCCTAGACTATTCGTGGCCTCACAGCCTTACCTTCTGCTTGTGGAAGGATGCATAGCATGAAGGTTCTGAGCTTCCTCGGTGAGCGGCCCGACGACGCCACGACTGCGCTCGATTTGGGGAGCCCCGACCGACCTCACCCCGACCTTTCATGTCTCAGTGGAGTGTTGCGTCCCCGTAGTGTCCGCTGCGGAGAGGCGATCATCGCCGCCAGCCAGCCGGCGCGCTTGTCATGGCGGAAGCACGACGGCGTCCTAGCCATTGTTCTTGAAGGAATAGCGGGTCATTTCGACATCACACTCTACCGCTTGGGGCATAAGACATGCCGGCCGATCGTCGAGGACTCAATCGAGGGCTCCTTGGCAAACGCCCGACAGGAGGCAGACGGCCTCGTTCGAGACCTACTCGAGCACCAGTGCGGCGCGTGTTCTGGCTGGGTCTGAGGAGCCTCACTCACCGGCGTGGGTTCCCAGATGCCCCACGCCAGATAATGCAACCGGTTGACGGTCCGCTCCGTCTCACGCGTTCGCGCTCCCGCCTGAGCTCGGAGAGCTGGACTGCGGAGTATCGGATCACGAAGGTCTTCCGGATCTCCGCCAAGGTGTCCTCGTAGAGGCCACGCTCCCAGTGTCCAATGTAGACGCTCGCGTCCATGACGGCCCCCACGTCAAGGCACCTCGATGCTGCCCGGCTTGAGGCTTCCGCGGGTTCCCATAAGCGTCGACGAAAAAGGACTTGCGCCTGTACCGTACGGGTTTCATGCAGGTCTTGCTCACAGGCACATGCGAGCCTTCGGACACGTATGCGTCAAGACTTGAGCCGTCGAAATCCTCTCGAGGTATCGGCTCGTGTCCACTTCGGCCTCCCCGCCCCGAGTGGCGCTCTTTTCACCGCTTGAGGAGGGCGGCGCGGCGGCGGTACTCCCCCTCCAGGACTCGGATGACCACAGGGTCGAACTGTGAGAAAGCAGCCGTCTGTAGCTCGGCGAGAACATCTTCCGGCGCACGCCCCGGACTCTTGACGGTCATGGCGTCGAAGGCGTCGGCCACGGCCACGACTCGGGCCCCAAAGGGGATCTCGTTGCCCTTGAGGCCCTTGGGGTAGCCGCTTCCGTCCCAGCGTTCGTGGTGAGCTTCGATGATGCGGGGCAGCTCCTTCCAGGGGCTTATGGGTGAGACGAGCTGGACGCCGAGGCCCACGTGCTGCTGGATCTGCCGGCGCTGGTCCTCGTTTAGCTCGCCCTCCGTGCGCAGCAGGGCTGGGTCGAGGCCCAGCTTCCCGATGTCGTGAAGGAGAGCGGCGAAGTGGATCTGCAGCTGCTCTTCCGCTGGCCGGCCAAGGCCTGCCGTGATCATGTCCGCACCGGCGGCGACCGACCGGGCGTGCATTGGGTAGCTGGGGTCCGCCTTTTCCAGGAACGAGACGAGGAGCTCGGCGGTGTGGGTGAAGGAGTCGAGGACGCGTTCCCGGGCCTGGGCGTTCTCGAG of the Vicinamibacteria bacterium genome contains:
- a CDS encoding TonB-dependent receptor yields the protein MKKQSGGGIVGRVLVGACLVLALAVPGLAQGTAAIEGTVKDESGAVIKGATVRSTNVATGWATEATTSPVGTYRLDALPPGVYRITVDASGFPRLTRDGITVHVGQAVAINHVLKVGQFQEALSVTGEAPLVNATKSEIGQIVESERIQELPLNGRDFLELAELAPGVAPSTGFGGGLTSINGLSFRNVTIHFDGLEVTDVVDRGAYGYYTSEPVQEFQVITNRFTAEYGRSMSGVINVVTKSGTNDFHGTAYIYGRDQRLNARQWVFNSDTLGLDKEKDKSPFSQKQYGASLGGPIVKDKTHFFVNYERDNYHTTTIVSADPAWSIPALDISKEVGNFPQNNDGDHFFAKLDHQLSTKHSLEASFTRKTETDTNVYVGGFSTQAFGAQTVYDEKLFMLSDRLALSNRTLNEFRFQVGTRQNDWNPNSRHPSVYEYTDFGVITCCGSHPSVDQTNHTRRLEFKDDLTLHLSQHSLKFGGDFQVLRGDSDTRYTATGYYVVYYGSPLYLRQAFGPTHFVFDENVDGVYAQDDWRVRDNLMLNLGLRYEYNQFAPSDHGDIAPRVGFAYDPWKDGKTSVRGGTGLFYDMAFTQLLQVSAWGGPNGAYTLTFRPSDPLYPSNFASIPSLPAGRPIPARDIYELDPNMKTARSWQSSIGIQREIARDLAISVDAVYVRGHNLFRIRDLNAPPFEGPYPKGQETTFANALRPTPPVPNGFRRVDQLESSGSSEYEGLYFNITRRVRGGHTFQLSYTLAKSRDNLGFGGDYVSRPNDSTNMAAEWGPSLNDLRHTVAANGTVQLPWGFSAGGIFLAYSGRPYTAQLGYDYNGDGVTNDRPPGVGKDTLTGDWFRELDLFLNKAFKFKDRYQLIVRLEAFNVFDTLNKNTYGNIVGTNTYQIATGAFPPRQLQVSARFAF
- a CDS encoding dipeptidase, with the protein product MLLAAPAAALRPSPAAAQPTPVGGDLHSSAIVIDHACPLLTPEADEYIAKTRAGGETVAMATVASNHDFRAAIDQITGWLERFDRDPSLIHVTTVEDIYRAKREGKLGVGFHFQNSRPVEYDLRLLRVFHRLGVRVIQLTYNEKNPVGDGSTERTDSGLSKYGRKMVEEMNRLGIVVDCSHVGYRTTMEAMEVSKLPVMFSHSNAYGVYPSKRNIKDDQIKALAKSGGVIGMNGFPGFVSKDSFVDKNRGPSLEQLLDHVDYIAKLVGTDYIGLGLDYSQSNPEDYKRWGYEPDTYPMPPWHYPTGIDEVSKLASFTKGLKARGYSDADVRKILGENFIRVFKAVWKA
- a CDS encoding serine hydrolase encodes the protein MSRSSLFSLLALVLSAATVGAQPTAQKDPRWLRLDAAVRRGMAEWEVPGLAIAVVEGDRVAFIRAYGVKELGKPEPVDLDTVMAIGSTTKAMTATLVAMLVDEGKLAWDDRVTKHLPWFQLFDPWVTREVTLRDLLTHRVGVGGALLPAATTLDRREVLRRLRFIEPYAPFRAHYDYSNLMYTTAGEIVAEVSGKRWEDVLQSRLLAPLGITGAHLTLDSLWSPESVAPCFCCDLVGRSVGIGDARAGTNLTMPHLKKNGRMQVIPWRRYANIGPAGGELSMSVRDMARWVRFLVGKGVFEGKRLLSEKQFAEMHEPQIPIPRENWSPFLREEPAVHFMAYGLGWRLNDYRGRRMSSHTGNVYGFHSTVGLLPDDGIGVVVIANADRTGLAPALVLTAFDLHLGAPEVDWSHRVLTGYEAQERETQEAEKRLRDGRRVGTSPQLPLSAFAGTYFDPAYGEVHVTEQPGGLLLGFPGAQEADLTHWHYDLFRMSLRGPMAYPRFARFVIGPDGKVGRLSVEGVADFVRRSSETAVSATGR
- a CDS encoding MFS transporter; protein product: MSTERGILFNTPMEIPAKHEAPSLWRPLRTPIFRQLLVADVVSDVGTFMQGVGAAWLMVSLGAGPMYVALTQTASALPFFILALPAGAIGDIVDRRRLILYTEAWMVCAAFTLAVVTLTGVITPWILLALTFALSAGDAFETPTWRAVLPELVPKDDLPAASALNGIEFNIARAVGPALAGVLIATAGVGAAFLLNVASFAGVILVVARWKRPVHKRTSPPETVGGATIAAIRYVRHAPAIRALMLRSGVVMFFASASFALLPTVAHNISNNAIGYGILLGCFGAGAVGGALLMQPARARWSTEGIASMAVALLGAMIVATGLVHSLGGLIFIMLVSGAGWILFISLVSALVQTSAPDWVRARVLAVFMLISQGGMAAGSAVWGSVSAHASVETALLWAGVGTVATTALGLMARLPAMAADVSPWNHWRMPAIVKDVAPSLERGPVLVTVEYVVDAQNAKQFLQTLHRYGRVRRRDGASRWGVFRDVEHADLYVETFLVSSWAEHLRQHERSTREDRDLEDRLHSYTRSEPKVRHLIHVEAES